In the genome of Raphanus sativus cultivar WK10039 chromosome 4, ASM80110v3, whole genome shotgun sequence, one region contains:
- the LOC130511883 gene encoding AP-3 complex subunit sigma-like, translating to MIKAVMIMNTQGKPRVAKFYDFLAVEKQQELIRGVFSVLSSRPDNVSNFLEIDSLFGPDSRLVYKHYATLYFVLVFDGSENELAMLDLIQVLVETLDKCFSNVCELDIVFNYSKMHTVLDEIVFGGQVLETRSDEVIKAVEEISKLEAASNSISLVPKSVSGWRGGGR from the exons ATGATAAAGGCAGTGATGATAATGAACACACAAGGCAAGCCACGCGTAGCCAAATTTTACGACTTCTTG GCTGTAGAGAAGCAACAAGAGCTCATCCGCGGCGTGTTTTCag TGTTGAGCAGTAGACCTGATAACGTAAGCAACTTTCTGGAGATTGATTCATTGTTTGGTCCG GATTCTCGGCTTGTGTACAAACACTATGCTACTCTCTACTTCGTGCTTGTTTTTGATGGATCAGAGAATGAGCTTGCTATGCTTGATCTCATTCAAg TTCTTGTTGAAACTCTGGACAAATGCTTCAGCAATGTTTGTGAACTCGACATTGTGTTCAACTACAGCAAG ATGCACACAGTGTTAGATGAGATTGTGTTTGGAGGACAGGTACTGGAAACTAGGTCCGATGAAGTCATCAAGGCTGTTGAAGAAATATCCAA ATTAGAAGCTGCCTCTAACTCCATTTCACTTGTCCCCAAGTCTGTTTCCGGCTGGCGAGGAGGAGGCCGCTAG
- the LOC108851632 gene encoding cold-regulated 413 plasma membrane protein 2: MGRVDYLAMKSDDVDTVALVNSDVEELKIAAKKLFSDVSKLGGSAFGVSFVKWMACFAAIYLLILDRTNWRSKMLTSLLIPYIYLSLPGVIFNFLSGDVGKWIAFVAVVLRLFFPKHFPDWLEMPGSLILLLVVSPHFLAHHIRGTWIGSVIGLFIGCYLLQEHIRVSGGFRNSFTQPRGVSNTLGIILILVYPVWALIVRVTK; the protein is encoded by the exons ATGGGGCGTGTGGATTACCTAGCGATGAAGTCCGACGACGTCGACACGGTTGCTTTGGTCAACTCCGACGTGGAGGAGCTCAAGATCGCTGCCAAGAAGCTCTTCAGCGATGTCTCGAAGCTTGGTGGATCAGCCTTTGGTGTTTCTTTCGTCAAATGGATGGCTTGCTTCGCTGCCAT TTACTTGTTGATATTGGATCGTACAAATTGGAGAAGCAAGATGCTTACATCACTCTTGATACCATACATCTACCTTAGCCTTCCTGGTGTGATTTTCAACTTCCTCAG TGGAGACGTTGGGAAATGGATTGCGTTCGTTGCAGTTGTGCTCAGACTTTTCTTCCCTAAGCATTTCCCAG ATTGGCTAGAGATGCCTGGTTCTCTGATCCTTCTGCTAGTAGTGTCTCCACATTTTCTAGCTCACCATATACGTGGAACCTGGATTGGCTCTGTCATCGGTCTTTTCATAGGCTGTTACCTTCTTCAAGAACATATCCGAGTCTCAGGTGGGTTCAGGAATTCGTTCACGCAGCCCCGTGGAGTATCCAACACTCTAGGGATCATCCTTATTCTTGTCTACCCTGTTTGGGCTCTAATCGTTCGTGTCACAAAATAG
- the LOC130511450 gene encoding zinc-finger homeodomain protein 7-like, with the protein MEHGGSCNAITTTTITLKAKPHSNPDPKDKPVSDPFLIKKENQKPTTRGDQAAKYKECQKNHAALTGGHVVDGCCEFMPGGEEGTQGALKCAACNCHRSFHRKEVYGHRNRTREELISTVVYKAIQPRGVYPTSEIGRRASSSSEDMKKILNQNTDGKDSMRKKKRVRTKISEEQKKKMKEFAERLGWSMQKKDEEEIDKFCRTVNLRRQVFKVWMHNNKQAMKRNGNLNL; encoded by the coding sequence ATGGAGCATGGAGGAAGCTGCAATGCAATTACTACCACAACAATAACCTTAAAAGCAAAACCACATTCCAACCCGGATCCGAAAGACAAACCCGTTTCAGATCCATTCTTGATCaagaaagaaaaccaaaagCCAACGACACGTGGCGACCAAGCAGCCAAGTACAAGGAGTGTCAGAAGAACCACGCCGCCTTAACCGGAGGACACGTGGTGGACGGATGCTGCGAGTTCATGCCCGGAGGTGAAGAGGGCACGCAAGGTGCGCTAAAATGCGCAGCCTGCAATTGCCACCGGAGTTTCCACAGGAAGGAAGTCTACGGACATAGAAACAGAACACGAGAAGAGCTGATATCTACGGTGGTTTACAAGGCGATCCAGCCACGTGGAGTTTATCCAACTAGTGAGATTGGACGGAGGGCTTCGTCGTCGAGCGAGGATATGAAGAAGATATTGAACCAAAATACTGATGGAAAAGATtcgatgaggaagaagaagagggtaAGGACAAAGATCAGTGaagaacaaaagaagaagatgaaggagtTTGCAGAGAGGCTAGGGTGGAGTATGcagaagaaagatgaagaagagattgataagTTTTGTAGGACTGTGAATCTGAGGAGACAGGTTTTCAAAGTGTGGATGCATAATAACAAGCAAGCAATGAAGAGGAACGGTAATTTAAACTTGTGA
- the LOC108852834 gene encoding mitogen-activated protein kinase kinase 3: MCEAPCHEGLVDFHRAFYSPDSGQISIALEYMDGGSLADILKVTKKIPEPVLSSMFHKLLQDEKKLREALLFANACGAITVTERGAIPAMPTMNAVQDLLSCWRVVLQTAENCRVFAGSSLQFKQSRTSH; the protein is encoded by the exons ATGTGTGAAGCTCCTTGTCATGAAGGACTTGTGGATTTCCACAGAGCGTTTTATAGTCCTGATTCGGGACAGATCAGCATAGCTCTTGAATATATGGATGGAGGATCTCTTGCAGATATCTTGAAAGTAACTAAGAAGATACCTGAGCCCGTTCTTTCGTCAATGTTCCACAAACTCTTGCAA GATGAGAAGAAGCTAAGAGAGGCGCTTCTATTCGCAAATGCTTGTGGAGCTATTACTGTAACAGAGAGAGGAGCTATTCCAGCTATGCCCACCATGAATGCTGTTCAAGACCTTCTCTCTTGTTGGAGAGTGGTGTTGCAAACTGCAGAAAATTGCAG GGTATTTGCAGGATCTTCTTTACAATTTAAGCAAAGTAGGACAAGCCATTGA
- the LOC130510930 gene encoding CASP-like protein 5C2 — MERVPGSFGTSVSFVLRIFQLGFSSASLISMCLDYNLYEVTTFCYLAVVMAYVILWSILHALADTYSVLVKQLPHKPRVLSTVLAGDVVLSFLSLSGACGAASATEMLLSIDAAMCGDSRCIKYQVSALLAFLCWTLFLDSAIFNLWSLYSLFY, encoded by the exons ATGGAGCGTGTGCCTGGATCGTTTGGCACCAGCGTCAGTTTCGTTCTTCGTATCTTCCAACTCGGGTTCTCTTCAGCTTCTCTAATCTCCATGTGCTTGGATTACAATTTGTACGAAGTCACAACCTTCTG CTATTTGGCGGTTGTAATGGCTTATGTAATTCTATGGAGCATCTTACACGCGTTGGCCGATACATACTCTGTCTTAGTGAAACAACTTCCTCACAAACCTAGAGTTCTATCCACAGTTCTCGCCGGTGATGTT GTACTGTCGTTTCTTTCTCTAAGTGGGGCTTGTGGTGCAGCCAGTGCAACCGAAATGCTTTTGTCTATTGATGCAGCCATGTGCGGAGATAGCAGATGTATCAAATACCAAGTCTCGGCTCTACTGGCCTTCTTGTGTTGGACTCTGTTTCTTGATTCAGCTATTTTCAATCTTTGGAGCTTATATTCACTATTCTATTGA
- the LOC108853196 gene encoding GATA transcription factor 18-like produces MQTPYNTSTQGQYCHSCSMFHHHSQSCCYNNNNSNSNAGVYQHNGEGYYSASVVDCTLSLGTPSTRLCEEDEKRRRTASYGASSSISNFWELLHTKNNNTKTTPSFDAPSFSTSNPIKPILGCSSIYGGGDSLLARRCANCDTTSTPLWRNGPRGPKSLCNACGIRFKKEERRTTTASGNAVVGASPVAGVPYGHHNAGYNNYNINPGNNNSGTSWAHHHTTQQRAPCNYPANEIRFMDDYGSTGANNGDSDGSHGGVPFLSWRLNVADRASLVHDFTI; encoded by the exons ATGCAGACTCCATACAATACTTCAACGCAGGGGCAATATTGTCATTCTTGCTCAATGTTCCACCACCATAGCCAAAGCTGCtgctacaacaacaacaactccaACTCAAACGCCGGCGTTTACCAGCATAACGGCGAAGGTTATTACTCTGCCTCCGTCGTTGACTGTACACTATCTCTTGGCACTCCTTCCACACGTCTCTGCGAGGAGGATGAGAAACGCAGACGCACTGCTTCATATGGTGCTTCTTCTAGCATTTCCAACTTCTGGGAGTTGCTTCACACCAAAAACAATAACACCAAAACGACGCCGTCTTTTGACGCCCCTTCTTTCTCTACTAGTAATCCCATCAAGCCAATACTCGGTTGCTCCAGCATTTACGGCGGTGGCGACTCTCTCCTCGCCCGACGCTGTGCCAATTGTGACACCACTTCAACTCCACTCTGGAGAAATGGTCCTAGAGGCCCTAAG TCCCTGTGCAACGCATGCGGCATTCGTTTCAAGAAGGAGGAGAGAAGAACCACGACGGCTTCAGGGAATGCCGTCGTCGGAGCCTCACCGGTAGCAGGGGTTCCGTACGGACATCACAATGCCGGCTACAACAATTACAACATTAACCCTGGTAACAACAACAGCGGTACTTCGTGGGCTCATCATCACACGACGCAGCAGAGGGCTCCGTGCAACTATCCGGCAAACGAGATCAGGTTCATGGATGATTACGGAAGCACTGGAGCTAATAACGGTGACTCTGACGGTAGCCACGGCGGCGTTCCGTTTCTTTCGTGGAGGCTAAATGTGGCAGATAGGGCAAGTCTTGTCCATGACTTTACcatatga
- the LOC108853368 gene encoding uncharacterized protein LOC108853368: MFRAMSTRKIHGGYEKLVEEEPILNSVDGNSRDPVQEMKKTPTEKRKGGSVHPLLSLFNVRFQRKKKKSLATEKPTGGSVHPLLSLFNVRFQRKKKKTTKKKSLDTAKPEFARYMEYVKEGGVWDPNSNTPVIHYR; this comes from the coding sequence ATGTTTAGAGCCATGAGCACCAGAAAAATCCACGGCGGCTACGAAAAACTCGTGGAAGAAGAACCGATATTGAATAGTGTAGATGGTAATTCAAGAGACCCGGTTcaagagatgaagaagacgcCGACGGAGAAACGAAAGGGTGGTTCTGTTCATCCTTTGCTAAGTTTATTCAATGTTCGTtttcagaggaagaagaagaagagtttggcGACGGAGAAACCAACCGGTGGTTCTGTTCATCCCTTGCTAAGTTTATTCAACGTACGTTTTCagaggaaaaagaagaagacgacgaagaagaagagtttggaTACGGCGAAACCGGAGTTTGCAAGGTATATGGAGTATGTGAAGGAAGGAGGTGTGTGGGATCCGAATTCTAACACACCTGTGATTCATTACAGATAG